The sequence AAACCCGAGCACGACCGCCCATCCGGGCCCATTCGTTCAGCCTCTCGCACAGCACGTAGCCGGTACGGAACGGAGGTATCGGGCGCGCGGTCGTTCGGATGTTTAACCACAACACATCACATGTGGCAAAATGTCCTGTCTATACCCACATACTATGAATCTACTCTTTACTTGTTAAAAACTATAACACACCAGTAATAGACAACACGAAGTTAGGCATTCTGTATATTTATGAATGTTTATATTTCAAGTCGCCTTATTGTAATCCCTAGAGGCGTTTCCACTCCCCCCTGTGTCGCGTCACCCTGATCAGTCCGTGTTCACGGAGTGATGCATCCCTCGCCTTTCCGCCTGATGCTAGCGGGGGTGCCCCATACCCTGTCGGTGCTCGAATCCTGCTATTCTCGCCCATCGGCGTACAGTTATGGTCGTCATTCGAACGCCGCAGCCCGGAAAACGCGACGGTCATCGGTTCCTTTCCCCACCCTAAGCATTCGCCCTGCGGAACGTATAAAACAACCGGACTGCGTCTCGACCTCACCCCGACCCCTGCCTCCGGTTAAAGGGTTAGATAAGCTCTTGGTGATATTGAATTCATTCCGGCACGCCATTTATTCGCCTACGGCGTTGTATACTTCAGACCGCGAACCCTTTCCGGCGCTCCTCCACCGGTACGGTCCGCGGCTATGTGAGGCAGAACGGGAAGGATCGCATGCTGGCGGTAGACCGATCGGAGGATCACGGCACGGGAAGGGGAGATAGCCCTCCTCCCACGTTCTCCACGTCAGATGTTGCCTTCGCCCCGTCGCACCGATCGACATCATCGCGTCGACCGGAGTTATCGCACACGCCCCTCGTCATCGGCCTCTTCGTCGTCTGCCCCTACATCGCTACGACCGTCTCGTCTCCCCGTCACGCTTCGCGTAGCGGGGCTTTTTCTTTTCCTATGGGTGGCCGTCGCCACGTTTGCCACGTCGGCGAGCGCACAGGTCCCGCAGGAGTCCATCCACCCCGGCCTGAGCGGACAGGCTCTCATCGACCAGCTTCGTGCGGACTACGCGCCCGCGCAGACGCTCGGCTATGACATCGCCCGCGACTCCCTCTACCGCTACCTCGACACGGCGCGCGGCACGCTCGTCGGCGCCTACGGTGGATACTCGGTCGACATCCCAGAGGGCGAAGACCCCTCCTCCTACGCCTATCAGAGCGGCTCGGGCATTAGCGCCGAGCACACATGGCCGCAGTCGAAGGGCGCCGGAGATGAGCCGCAGCGCTCAGACATGCACGCGCTGTACCCGGTCAAGCAGACAATCAACTCGGCAAGGTCGAATCACCCGTTCGCGGAGATCACCGATGCCGACACCGACGGCTGGTACTACCTCGATCAAAGCCAGTCGAATACGCCGACCAGCAACATCGATGCGTGGAGCGAATCCGACGGCTCATTTTCGAGCAACGCCAACTACTCCGGCCGCTTCGAGCCCCGCGAGGACCACAAGGGCAACGCGGCCCGCGCCATGTTCTACTTCTGGGTCGTGCACAACGCGGCGATCTCGGACGCGAACTTCTTCGACGCCCAGCGCGAAACGCTAATAGCGTGGCACAACCAGGACGAGGTCGACATGAACGAGTCCGACCGGAGCACCTGGATCGCGACGCACCAGGGTACCGAAAACCCGTTCGTGCGCGACACGACGCTCGTCCGGCGCATCTTCGAGCCGACCTCCACGACGCCGAGCGTCCAGCTTCTGGCAGACGCGAGCACCGTGCTGGAGTCGGACGGCTTCGCAACCCTCATCGTCGAGCTTAACAACCCCGACGGCACGGCGGTGGACGTCGATGTCGCCTTCAACGCTACGTCGAGCTCCGCATCGGCGGCGGACTTCGGCAACTTCTCGACCGAGACCGTGAGCTTCTCGTCCAGTGCCCCCGACGGTGCGACGCAGTCGGTCACGGTGCCTGTCACAGACGACACGGAGGTAGAGCCCACCGAAACCGGCGTGTTTGATCTCCAAAACCTCCAGACCACAGGCGACGCCGTTCTGTCTTCGACAAGTTCGGCCAACGTCGATATCAAAGACGACGACGGCACGAGCACCGGATCCGACGCGATCTTTGCCGAGGCCTTCGACGACGCCACGCAGTACACCATCACCACCGGCTCCGACGCGACGGACGGCACGTCCAACTACTTCACGCGAACGGACGGCAGCAACATCAACAAAACGTACAGCGGCGTTGAAGGCTCGTTTTTCGCCGGACAGGACATCGACGACGGTCAGGTGCTCGGCTCGACGCCGGGCGTGATCACGTGGAGCGGCATCTCGATCGACGGCGCGACGAACCTGCAGTTCAGCGCAGAGGTCGGCGAGGTGCTGGATGGACCTGGCGATATCGACGACGCTGATTTCCTCCTCTTCGAGTACCGCATCGACGGCGGCACGTGGCAGCCCGTTCTCGCATTCGAAAACGACGGCTCGACGTACAACACGAGCTTCCTCGAAGACACAGACTTCGACGGCACGGGCGACGGCACGTCCATCACGAGCAGCGAGGGAACGATGACCGCCTTCACCAAAGCCATTCCCGAGACCGGATCCACGCTCGACCTTCGCTTTACGGCGTCCGTCAACTCCGGCGATGAGGACTTTGCAATCGATCAGCTGGAGGTAACCGGAGATACCGCCCCGACCGCATCGCCCGACTCGGATCTCGTGATCGCTGAGATCATGCAGAATCCGAGTGACGTGAGCGACTCCGATGGCGAATACTTTGAGGTGTTTAACCCGACCGCCAGCGACATCGACATGAACGGCTGGACGATCGCCGATACCGACATCGACGCGCACACGATTGCGTCTTCGGTGGTGGTTCCGTCGGGCGAATTCGCTGTTTTCTGTCGCTCCACGCAAGCCGTGTCATCGAGTGCCTGCACGTACGTGTACGACGGACTCATCCTGAGTAACAGCGCCGACGAACTCATCCTCCAGGATGCGCAGGGGACCGAGATTGATCGCGTCGAATACGACGGCGGCCCCGACTGGCCCGACCCGACGGGCGCCGCGATGGTCTTTACCGGCGTCGCAGCCGACGACAACGCGGTGGCGTCGAACTGGACGACCGCGACCAGCCGCGAGAACCTCTTTAACACGAACAGCGGCTCTGATCTCGGATCGCCGGGCACTCGAGGCTCCGATCAGTCAATCGGAGACCTGACCACGATTCCGGTCGAAATGGCCGGCCTGACCGCCAACGTGAGCGGCCGCGACGCGATCCTGGAGTGGAGCACGTTCACCGAGACGAACAACGCCGGCTTCTTCATCGATCACAGCGTTGAGGGATCGCCTGCTGCCTCCTTCCGAGAAATCGGGTTCGTGGAAGGTGCTCGGACGAGCACCTCGAGCACGCGCTACGTCTTCCGCGCCGCGGATCTCGACGCCGGCCGCCACACGTTCCGCCTTCGTC comes from Longibacter salinarum and encodes:
- a CDS encoding endonuclease, which produces MLPSPRRTDRHHRVDRSYRTRPSSSASSSSAPTSLRPSRLPVTLRVAGLFLFLWVAVATFATSASAQVPQESIHPGLSGQALIDQLRADYAPAQTLGYDIARDSLYRYLDTARGTLVGAYGGYSVDIPEGEDPSSYAYQSGSGISAEHTWPQSKGAGDEPQRSDMHALYPVKQTINSARSNHPFAEITDADTDGWYYLDQSQSNTPTSNIDAWSESDGSFSSNANYSGRFEPREDHKGNAARAMFYFWVVHNAAISDANFFDAQRETLIAWHNQDEVDMNESDRSTWIATHQGTENPFVRDTTLVRRIFEPTSTTPSVQLLADASTVLESDGFATLIVELNNPDGTAVDVDVAFNATSSSASAADFGNFSTETVSFSSSAPDGATQSVTVPVTDDTEVEPTETGVFDLQNLQTTGDAVLSSTSSANVDIKDDDGTSTGSDAIFAEAFDDATQYTITTGSDATDGTSNYFTRTDGSNINKTYSGVEGSFFAGQDIDDGQVLGSTPGVITWSGISIDGATNLQFSAEVGEVLDGPGDIDDADFLLFEYRIDGGTWQPVLAFENDGSTYNTSFLEDTDFDGTGDGTSITSSEGTMTAFTKAIPETGSTLDLRFTASVNSGDEDFAIDQLEVTGDTAPTASPDSDLVIAEIMQNPSDVSDSDGEYFEVFNPTASDIDMNGWTIADTDIDAHTIASSVVVPSGEFAVFCRSTQAVSSSACTYVYDGLILSNSADELILQDAQGTEIDRVEYDGGPDWPDPTGAAMVFTGVAADDNAVASNWTTATSRENLFNTNSGSDLGSPGTRGSDQSIGDLTTIPVEMAGLTANVSGRDAILEWSTFTETNNAGFFIDHSVEGSPAASFREIGFVEGARTSTSSTRYVFRAADLDAGRHTFRLRQRDLDGTETVVGSVDLRVLPSEPLAMTAIAPHPVREQSTLRVSVQERADVTVALYDLLGRRVQVLHEGGIGPASPVALSLDASTLPSGTYFLRATGNGTSVTQRLTVVR